Proteins from a genomic interval of Neodiprion lecontei isolate iyNeoLeco1 chromosome 2, iyNeoLeco1.1, whole genome shotgun sequence:
- the LOC107226642 gene encoding U6 snRNA-associated Sm-like protein LSm5 isoform X2, whose protein sequence is MIHLTKRQLVDKCIGSRIHIIMKNDKEIVGTLQGFDDFVNMLLDDVTESEATPEGRRVTKLDQILLNGNNITMLVPGGDMPET, encoded by the exons ATGATACATCTAACAAAGCGAC AATTGGTGGACAAGTGCATCGGCTCCCGCATTCACATTAtcatgaaaaatgataaagaaaTTGTGGGTACATTACAAGGATTTGATGACTTTGTGAATATGTTATTGGATGATGTGACTGAAAGCGAAGCAACACCCGAGGGACGCAGAGTTACAAAATTGGATCAGATCCTCCTCAATGGAAATAACATTACGATG TTAGTACCTGGAGGTGATATGCCAGAAACATAA
- the LOC107226642 gene encoding U6 snRNA-associated Sm-like protein LSm5 isoform X1: MTSSVTTNPSTLLPLELVDKCIGSRIHIIMKNDKEIVGTLQGFDDFVNMLLDDVTESEATPEGRRVTKLDQILLNGNNITMLVPGGDMPET, from the exons ATGACTAGCTCTGTGACTACGAATCCATCCACGCTTTTGCCGctag AATTGGTGGACAAGTGCATCGGCTCCCGCATTCACATTAtcatgaaaaatgataaagaaaTTGTGGGTACATTACAAGGATTTGATGACTTTGTGAATATGTTATTGGATGATGTGACTGAAAGCGAAGCAACACCCGAGGGACGCAGAGTTACAAAATTGGATCAGATCCTCCTCAATGGAAATAACATTACGATG TTAGTACCTGGAGGTGATATGCCAGAAACATAA
- the LOC107226645 gene encoding serine/threonine-protein kinase mos, with protein MASPRGIFEIGRLAPRSPQIVQNIRFTSSPKSPLRNNLSTDCVEAKINTKPCTLSLVNVDTPNRKKILNTGLTHCTRKILGSGGFGTVIQASYKGDQVAAKILRRRKDSDNSVISEKHATTLRHANVIRILGIEQGEVFSMITMELCGKSLQERLDEGPLNCQERLNIFKAITFAIQFCHRAGVVHADVKPKNILMAADGNPKLADFGSSVLLGEEDTYTGIRGTPGYVAPEVIRGELPSPPSDIYSLGILAWQMLSRTLPFADLHPHAILYLTGKGIKPEDSMLDDNLGGKYKALYSKMWSFEKTDRPSIDGVATELQDLEVEAKC; from the exons ATGGCTTCTCCAAGAGGAATTTTTGAGATCGGAAGGCTGGCACCACGGTCGCCtcaaattgttcaaaatataag ATTTACAAGTAGTCCAAAATCACCTCTCCGGAACAATTTGAGCACAGACTGTGTGGAAgcgaaaataaatacaaaaccATGTACATTGTCGCTAGTCAATGTCGATACTCCAAaccgaaagaaaattttaaatactgGACTTACCCACTGTACAAGAAAGATTCTCGGCAGTGGTGGATTTGGAACCGTGATTCAAGCATCTTACAAAG GTGATCAGGTGGCTGCGAAAATACTTAGAAGAAGGAAAGACAGTGATAACTCCGTGATATCAGAGAAACATGCCACCACTTTGAGACATGCTAATGTCATCAGGATACTGGGCATTGAACAGGGAGAAGTTTTCTCAATGATTACTATGGAATTGTGTGGTAAATCTCTGCAAGAAAGACTGGATGAGGGACCATTGAACTGTCAAGAGCGATTAAATATCTTCAAGGCAATTACTTTCGCTATTCAATTCTGTCACCGAGCTGGCGTGGTTCATGCCGATGTGAAgccaaaaaatattctcatgGCCGCAGATGGCAACCCAAAATTAGCAGATTTTGGTAGCTCCGTTCTTTTGGGGGAAGAAGACACATATACAGGAATTCGA GGTACACCTGGTTATGTAGCCCCAGAAGTAATCAGAGGGGAATTACCCTCTCCACCTTCAGACATATATTCCCTGGGAATTTTGGCCTGGCAAATGCTAAGCAGGACTTTGCCATTCGCTGACCTCCATCCTCACGCTATTTTGTATCTCACTGGGAAAGGTATAAAACCGGAGGATTCAATGCTGGATGATAATTTAGGTGGCAAGTATAAAGCGTTGTATTCAAAGATGTGgtcatttgaaaaaacagATAGACCCAGTATAGATGGAGTTGCAACGGAGCTTCAAGATTTAGAGGTCGAAGCAAAGTGTTGA